In Amycolatopsis coloradensis, one genomic interval encodes:
- a CDS encoding NAD(P)/FAD-dependent oxidoreductase: MKAVIIGGGISGTVTAMALRRAGIEASVHEAYPSGGEDAGAFLTIMHNGMDALRAIGAEAPVIDNSFGAVGLELVTPDGRTVERRSFDIDGLAGPRTMTRASLYRALQEEAISRGITFERGKRLVSATPGVARFEDGSVAEGDILIGADGLRSVVRTIIDPDCPPPRSTGLDVVYGYTTDPGIPQAPSLYRMIQSLHAFFGYTSTPDGATYWFARLPTAEGVRSGLSPAEWRSAAFAAFDGEPLPAAEIIESTGDDVFGGHSYDVPSTPVWFNASMVLVGDAAHAASPAAGQGASMALEDSVVLAQCLRDLPDAPTAFAAYERLRRARVEELVASSAAVSSGTTSDRDRNWLYRHHIDWDAKIG; encoded by the coding sequence GTGAAGGCTGTGATCATCGGCGGCGGGATCTCGGGCACGGTGACCGCGATGGCGTTGCGGCGGGCCGGGATCGAAGCGAGCGTCCACGAGGCGTACCCGTCCGGCGGCGAAGACGCGGGCGCGTTCCTGACGATCATGCACAACGGCATGGACGCCCTGCGCGCGATCGGTGCCGAGGCACCCGTGATCGACAACTCCTTCGGCGCGGTGGGCCTGGAACTCGTGACGCCGGACGGGCGGACCGTCGAACGGCGTTCCTTCGACATCGACGGTCTCGCCGGGCCACGCACGATGACGCGAGCGTCGCTTTACCGTGCGCTGCAAGAGGAGGCGATCTCGCGCGGGATCACCTTCGAACGCGGGAAACGGCTGGTTTCCGCCACTCCGGGGGTCGCTCGCTTCGAGGACGGTTCCGTGGCCGAAGGCGACATCCTGATCGGCGCCGACGGGCTGCGGTCGGTCGTCCGGACCATCATCGACCCGGACTGCCCGCCTCCGCGCTCGACGGGCCTCGACGTCGTCTACGGCTACACGACCGACCCGGGCATCCCGCAGGCGCCGTCCCTCTATCGGATGATTCAGAGCCTGCACGCCTTCTTCGGCTACACGAGCACGCCCGACGGCGCGACGTACTGGTTCGCGCGCCTTCCCACGGCCGAAGGCGTGCGCTCCGGCCTGTCGCCCGCTGAATGGCGCTCGGCCGCTTTCGCCGCTTTCGACGGGGAACCGTTGCCTGCCGCGGAAATCATCGAGTCCACCGGAGACGACGTCTTCGGCGGGCATTCCTACGATGTCCCCTCGACGCCGGTGTGGTTCAACGCCTCGATGGTCCTCGTGGGCGACGCGGCGCACGCGGCCTCGCCCGCCGCGGGGCAGGGCGCGTCGATGGCGTTGGAGGACAGTGTCGTCCTGGCCCAGTGTTTGCGGGATCTTCCCGACGCGCCAACGGCTTTCGCGGCCTACGAGCGGCTGCGGCGGGCGCGGGTGGAGGAGCTGGTGGCCAGCAGCGCGGCGGTGTCGTCGGGGACGACTTCCGACCGGGACCGGAACTGGCTGTACCGGCACCACATCGACTGGGACGCGAAGATCGGCTGA